In the genome of Marispirochaeta sp., one region contains:
- a CDS encoding STAS domain-containing protein, with protein sequence MSTPLHCSPFFLVAMPLVSAIPMACLAGILVIVAWNMSEYRYFFLSCRINTYETAVLLTTFFLTVFTDLTIAIPVGFVLALVLFMKRMADAVDINPLVASKAEESLFGTGSEEIPEKIQVFEINGPLFFGSAGQFMNVHAYVKDHHSLVIFRMRYVPIIDSSGLRRFTEIVHSLNRQEITVLVSGVNTKIADKLIKHSILDKQYIFEDFLDALAKGKTLVA encoded by the coding sequence TTGTCCACGCCCTTACACTGCTCGCCATTTTTTCTTGTGGCCATGCCCCTGGTTTCTGCAATTCCCATGGCATGTCTGGCGGGAATACTCGTTATTGTTGCCTGGAACATGAGTGAGTACCGCTACTTTTTCCTCTCCTGCCGGATTAATACCTACGAAACCGCCGTGCTTTTAACAACCTTTTTTCTTACCGTGTTTACCGATCTGACTATCGCCATCCCGGTGGGTTTTGTACTGGCCCTTGTGCTCTTTATGAAGCGCATGGCAGATGCCGTCGATATAAACCCCCTGGTAGCATCCAAGGCGGAGGAGTCCCTCTTCGGCACCGGGAGTGAAGAAATACCCGAAAAGATCCAGGTATTCGAGATTAACGGACCGCTCTTCTTCGGTTCCGCGGGACAGTTCATGAATGTTCACGCCTACGTTAAAGATCACCACAGCCTGGTCATCTTCCGTATGCGCTATGTTCCGATAATAGACAGTTCCGGGCTGCGCCGCTTTACAGAGATTGTTCACTCCTTGAACAGGCAGGAAATTACCGTGCTTGTCTCCGGCGTGAACACTAAGATTGCCGATAAGCTGATCAAACACAGCATTCTGGATAAACAGTATATATTCGAAGACTTTCTTGACGCTCTGGCAAAGGGAAAGACGCTTGTCGCTTAA
- a CDS encoding type II secretion system F family protein has protein sequence MPGFRVRYAEGSGARRVKIVRADSRYDAAALIPRNGCVLLTVEELDTAAGGHGTGRTSSPPAGFVLELTQTLALLYRSGLDVKEGLEIARTIYTKGKAGRTVEELAAGLERGDSFSGTAESLSFPRIYSGLIKVGEKVGSLAQVLPGLADYLRTRKELKDKFVNALLYPSMVLAAVIIGSLSLLIFVAPKMGEILAGLGQRPEQMLLITGRMRLFSVLSGTIVGGGLLAGLTVLLLRRFSGSFRLASDRALLRLPMAGRLASLGDTVNLVFALEVLTSSGVSLEDALEQAADVTENRALAAGLRQARELILRGEGPSAAFESAGVFPPRLVRWLALGERTGRVEEVFTGLKTWYQGEYETFLTRVSSLAEPLLIILTGALLFTGVVVFVLPLLSGFGELF, from the coding sequence ATGCCAGGCTTTCGTGTTCGTTACGCAGAGGGCTCAGGAGCACGCCGGGTCAAAATTGTCAGGGCGGATTCCCGCTATGATGCCGCGGCCTTGATTCCCCGGAACGGCTGTGTGCTTCTTACGGTGGAAGAGCTTGATACCGCGGCAGGCGGACATGGTACAGGCAGAACATCATCTCCGCCCGCGGGCTTTGTGCTGGAACTGACCCAGACTCTGGCCCTGCTCTACCGCTCGGGACTGGATGTAAAAGAGGGACTTGAGATTGCCCGCACAATCTACACAAAGGGAAAAGCGGGGAGGACGGTGGAGGAACTTGCCGCCGGACTTGAACGGGGAGACTCCTTTTCCGGGACCGCGGAATCCCTGAGTTTCCCCCGGATCTATTCCGGTCTCATCAAGGTAGGAGAAAAAGTCGGTTCCCTGGCCCAGGTACTCCCGGGTCTGGCGGATTATCTGCGAACCCGTAAAGAGCTTAAGGACAAGTTCGTTAACGCCCTGCTCTATCCGTCGATGGTGCTGGCGGCGGTGATAATTGGAAGCCTTTCGCTCCTGATTTTCGTCGCCCCGAAGATGGGAGAAATTCTGGCCGGTCTCGGCCAGAGGCCTGAACAGATGCTCCTGATCACCGGGCGCATGAGGTTATTCTCGGTTCTGTCGGGGACAATCGTCGGCGGGGGACTTTTAGCAGGCCTGACTGTACTGCTGCTCCGGAGGTTTTCCGGATCCTTCCGCCTTGCCTCGGACCGTGCTCTGCTGCGTCTGCCCATGGCCGGCCGGCTCGCGTCCCTGGGGGACACGGTCAACCTGGTCTTTGCCCTGGAGGTACTTACCTCCTCCGGGGTCAGTCTGGAGGATGCGCTGGAGCAGGCGGCGGATGTAACGGAGAACCGGGCGCTTGCCGCCGGTCTCAGGCAGGCCAGGGAGCTGATTCTCCGGGGAGAGGGTCCTTCCGCGGCCTTTGAATCGGCCGGGGTATTTCCCCCGCGTCTGGTACGCTGGCTCGCCCTGGGGGAGCGCACCGGACGGGTGGAGGAGGTCTTTACCGGCCTTAAAACATGGTACCAGGGAGAGTACGAAACCTTTCTTACCCGGGTCAGCAGTCTCGCCGAACCGCTGCTTATTATCCTGACCGGCGCCCTGCTTTTTACCGGGGTTGTTGTTTTTGTGCTTCCCCTGCTTTCGGGCTTCGGGGAGCTGTTCTGA
- a CDS encoding SulP family inorganic anion transporter yields MKHSEFTPKLFQVLKEGISRQQLLREISAGLIVGIVALPLAIAFAIASGVSPDRGIITAILAGLIISLLGGSRVQIGGPTGAFVVIVYGIIRQHGIEGLLIATLMAGVLLVLMGLFRLGSLIKYIPQTLITGFTAGIAVLIFSSQIKDFLGLRIPDVPAGFHPEMDRVFRIPEYSESLGGADRTLQYRRGCSGSPGSAEAPWSLRCHSGLHSCCRGFRSACGNHLRTFRPLKPRISCTRGSRL; encoded by the coding sequence ATGAAACACAGTGAGTTTACTCCAAAACTCTTTCAGGTTCTGAAAGAAGGTATTTCCCGGCAGCAGCTCCTCCGGGAAATAAGCGCGGGCCTGATCGTCGGCATTGTGGCCCTGCCCCTGGCAATCGCCTTCGCCATCGCTTCCGGTGTATCTCCGGACAGGGGAATAATAACCGCCATCCTGGCGGGCCTGATTATCTCCCTCCTCGGGGGCAGCAGGGTTCAGATCGGCGGGCCCACCGGGGCCTTCGTGGTAATCGTCTACGGAATAATCCGTCAGCACGGAATTGAGGGACTTTTAATTGCCACCCTGATGGCAGGTGTGCTTCTGGTTCTGATGGGCCTGTTCCGGCTTGGTTCCCTGATCAAGTATATCCCCCAGACCCTTATTACCGGGTTTACCGCCGGGATCGCGGTACTGATTTTCAGCAGCCAGATCAAGGACTTCCTGGGTTTACGCATTCCTGATGTACCCGCCGGGTTTCATCCCGAAATGGATCGCGTATTTAGAATACCTGAATACTCTGAATCCCTGGGCGGTGCTGACAGGACTCTTCAGTATAGGCGCGGTTGTTCTGGTTCCCCGGGTTCTGCCGAAGCTCCCTGGAGCCTTCGTTGCCATTCTGGTCTCCACTCTTGTTGTCGCGGTTTTCGATCTGCCTGTGGAAACCATCTCCGGACGTTTCGGCCACTTAAGCCCCGAATTTCCTGTACCCGTGGTTCCCGCCTTTAA
- a CDS encoding carboxypeptidase-like regulatory domain-containing protein: MCRENSPLILLVVLLLTASCSTTPPSTGDRAPLTGMVYDTEGRPVQGARVRIDGTQETTTDLNGRFVTPPLDTGTHLLLINREGYEEQRTRVEFYPVLWRCSMSASHPSKALWKRRRTPWTGKPTMKRWTTSGGLRLFSPTIRHCWYSATRSFSVQADPKKRKSIPGGSRRSVW, encoded by the coding sequence ATGTGCCGAGAAAATAGCCCCCTCATCCTGCTGGTGGTCCTGCTGTTAACAGCCTCCTGTTCTACCACACCGCCGTCCACGGGCGACAGGGCGCCCCTTACCGGTATGGTTTATGATACCGAAGGCCGTCCCGTTCAGGGTGCCCGGGTACGTATCGACGGCACGCAGGAGACTACTACCGATCTGAACGGGCGCTTCGTTACCCCTCCCCTTGATACCGGTACCCATCTGCTGCTGATCAACAGGGAGGGCTACGAGGAGCAGAGAACCCGGGTTGAGTTTTACCCAGTCCTCTGGAGGTGCTCTATGTCGGCATCGCATCCTTCGAAAGCCTTATGGAAGAGGCGGAGGACGCCCTGGACAGGGAAGCCCACGATGAAGCGCTGGACTACCTCCGGAGGGCTGAGACTGTTTTCCCCGACGATCCGGCACTGCTGGTACTCTGCTACGCGATCTTTCAGCGTTCAGGCAGACCCGAAGAAGCGGAAGAGTATTCCCGGCGGCTCCAGGAGATCGGTCTGGTAA
- the gspG gene encoding type II secretion system major pseudopilin GspG codes for MIRRLPKSGKEKGNAGRANKAKRKGEEGWTFIETIIVLAIVLTLSTTVGFMGFRYIATAKKAAARNQIEALNLALNAYLFDCGRYPAQDQGLKALFTKPASSPIPDSWNGPYLEKPLENDPWGNPYQYKVPGPEGLPYGIISYGADGTEGGEGEDADIASWSH; via the coding sequence ATGATACGACGTTTACCGAAATCCGGCAAAGAAAAAGGCAATGCAGGCAGAGCGAACAAGGCTAAGAGAAAAGGAGAAGAGGGATGGACCTTTATCGAGACCATTATCGTGCTGGCAATTGTATTAACCCTCTCCACTACCGTAGGCTTTATGGGATTCAGGTACATCGCCACGGCGAAGAAGGCAGCTGCCAGAAACCAGATCGAAGCCCTTAACCTGGCCCTGAACGCCTACCTTTTTGACTGCGGCCGCTATCCTGCCCAGGACCAGGGGCTGAAGGCCCTTTTCACAAAACCTGCCTCCTCGCCGATACCGGATTCCTGGAACGGTCCCTACCTGGAAAAGCCGCTTGAAAATGACCCCTGGGGCAATCCCTACCAATACAAGGTACCGGGACCTGAAGGGCTCCCCTACGGCATTATCAGCTACGGGGCCGACGGCACAGAAGGCGGTGAAGGCGAGGACGCGGATATCGCAAGCTGGAGTCATTGA
- a CDS encoding DUF2087 domain-containing protein encodes MSENRSPEFPTVKELKRGYRKCNGRLVCLHCSHSLELGVIYPRNERLLNARRAMEEHLANEHGGPFMALASGGKGAGGLSEVQLSVMRGMYDGEDDAGIAKLLGNKAKSTVRNHRYQLRERYREAKSLVAMTELLREPPRDEQLVEYPLHIRADDMRLVVTEKERAAILHKYIPDERILRFPRKEKEKLVILQKMAEGLLPGRDYSEKEVNQYIAGIFEDYVILRRYLVEYGFLGRTPDGKRYWLIEA; translated from the coding sequence ATGAGTGAAAACAGAAGCCCCGAATTTCCCACCGTAAAGGAATTGAAACGGGGCTATAGAAAGTGTAATGGGAGACTGGTTTGTCTTCATTGCTCACATTCCCTTGAACTAGGGGTGATCTATCCCAGGAATGAGCGGCTGCTAAACGCCCGGCGGGCTATGGAGGAGCACCTGGCGAATGAACACGGCGGTCCGTTCATGGCACTGGCGTCTGGAGGAAAAGGGGCAGGGGGCTTGTCGGAGGTGCAGCTCAGCGTAATGCGCGGTATGTATGATGGTGAAGACGATGCGGGCATCGCAAAACTCCTGGGGAATAAAGCGAAATCTACGGTCAGAAATCATCGTTACCAGCTGCGCGAGCGCTACCGCGAAGCCAAGTCCCTGGTGGCAATGACAGAACTGCTGCGGGAGCCGCCGCGGGATGAACAGCTGGTGGAATATCCTCTTCATATTAGGGCTGACGATATGCGTCTGGTTGTTACGGAAAAGGAGCGGGCTGCTATACTGCACAAATACATACCGGATGAACGAATCCTCCGTTTTCCCAGGAAAGAGAAGGAAAAGCTTGTCATCCTGCAAAAGATGGCAGAGGGGCTGCTTCCGGGAAGAGACTACAGCGAAAAAGAGGTTAACCAGTATATTGCCGGGATCTTTGAGGATTACGTGATCCTCCGGCGCTATCTGGTGGAATACGGTTTTCTCGGCCGAACTCCCGACGGGAAAAGATACTGGCTGATCGAAGCCTGA
- a CDS encoding DUF1189 family protein encodes MKADFATKEFFISLKESFHSPRPYCRPPKKPGSGFLVLLAVTAVLFIPGYINLLIMVNTIKREVVDPLVYRLPVMEVIQGRVTSAAKQPYEIRLGDQLMFVLDTTGQINSLEESGALAFMGPDGLAVYEDQQRTKIRRLDLSDTDYLLIDPLSIKNWTDSILPFLYPLAFLVTLGGIYIFRIVQLLAYVAVSMIVLKSRGKEASFEEILNAGVYAMVPAMSFEVLLMFLPFYFPGRGLLFYVIYAGYMWWGISALLEGRDADPGPEE; translated from the coding sequence ATGAAAGCAGATTTTGCGACGAAAGAGTTTTTTATCTCTCTTAAAGAGAGTTTCCATTCACCCCGCCCCTACTGCCGGCCGCCGAAAAAACCTGGAAGCGGTTTTCTGGTGCTTCTGGCAGTGACGGCTGTGCTCTTTATTCCCGGCTATATAAACCTCCTGATAATGGTCAATACAATCAAGAGAGAGGTGGTAGACCCGCTTGTATACCGTCTTCCTGTAATGGAGGTCATTCAGGGCAGGGTTACCTCTGCGGCAAAACAGCCGTATGAAATCCGGCTTGGTGATCAGCTGATGTTCGTCCTGGACACAACCGGGCAGATCAACAGCCTTGAAGAGTCCGGGGCCCTTGCTTTTATGGGGCCCGACGGTCTCGCGGTGTACGAAGACCAGCAAAGAACAAAAATTCGCCGCCTGGACCTCTCCGATACGGATTACCTCTTAATCGATCCGCTCTCGATAAAGAACTGGACAGACAGTATTTTACCCTTTCTGTATCCCCTGGCTTTTCTTGTTACCCTCGGGGGAATCTATATCTTCCGGATTGTTCAGCTGCTGGCTTATGTCGCGGTAAGCATGATTGTTCTTAAAAGCCGGGGGAAAGAGGCTTCCTTTGAGGAAATCCTGAATGCAGGAGTATATGCCATGGTACCGGCCATGAGTTTCGAGGTACTCCTGATGTTTTTACCCTTCTATTTTCCCGGACGGGGACTGCTGTTTTATGTAATCTACGCCGGATACATGTGGTGGGGAATCAGCGCTTTACTGGAAGGCCGGGATGCAGATCCCGGCCCGGAAGAGTAA
- a CDS encoding NADP-dependent malic enzyme, with amino-acid sequence MSINLDLKNLEAAFPKDFTEDQKARAKTLFLKNLSEKAHRFYGGKMQTVPRCGLYGFNWFNVWYTPGVSKISTSIRDDNDSSFALSSRGNTVAVISDSTRVLGDGDCTPPGGLGVMEGKALLMKYLGGVDGVPLCIDSRGKDGKNDPEKIIEFVKMVQHSFGAVNLEDISQPNCFRVLDQLRDSCEIPVWHDDAQGTACVTLAGLLNALKLAGKKIGEARIVLLGAGASNTTIARLILADGGDGAKMAVFDSKGGLHSGRKDLQQDPRHYRKWEICVKTNPDRIETIEEAMKGADVLIALSTPGPDTVKREWIRSMAPKSIVFACANPVPEIWPYAAKEEGAFIVATGRGDFPNQVNNSICFPGILKGALLVRAKKITDGMAIRCSHSIADFAEKRGISPENIIATMEETDVFAREAADVAMQAIEEGVARRELSWDEVYKRTRADIDAARRLYADMEKRGHIAEPPQELLDEAMAAAIDAVRS; translated from the coding sequence ATGTCGATCAATCTGGACCTGAAAAACCTGGAAGCAGCTTTTCCCAAGGATTTTACCGAAGATCAGAAAGCCCGGGCTAAAACCCTGTTTTTAAAGAACCTCTCGGAAAAAGCCCACCGCTTTTACGGTGGAAAGATGCAGACCGTTCCCAGGTGCGGGCTTTACGGTTTCAACTGGTTCAACGTCTGGTACACCCCGGGGGTATCCAAAATATCAACCAGCATCCGGGATGACAACGACAGCTCCTTTGCCCTCTCCAGCAGAGGCAACACAGTTGCGGTAATTAGCGACTCAACCAGGGTTCTGGGAGACGGCGACTGCACCCCCCCCGGCGGCCTGGGTGTTATGGAAGGCAAGGCTCTGTTGATGAAGTACCTCGGCGGTGTGGACGGCGTCCCGCTGTGCATCGATTCCAGGGGTAAAGACGGCAAAAACGATCCGGAAAAGATCATCGAATTTGTAAAAATGGTACAGCACTCATTCGGGGCGGTAAACCTTGAAGATATAAGCCAGCCAAACTGCTTCCGGGTCCTTGATCAGCTCAGGGATTCCTGTGAAATTCCGGTCTGGCACGACGACGCACAAGGGACCGCCTGCGTGACACTGGCGGGTCTTCTCAACGCCCTGAAACTGGCGGGCAAGAAGATCGGTGAGGCCAGGATCGTACTGCTGGGAGCCGGAGCATCCAATACGACTATCGCACGCCTGATTCTGGCGGACGGAGGAGACGGCGCAAAAATGGCTGTCTTTGACTCCAAGGGAGGACTCCATTCCGGACGCAAGGATTTACAGCAGGATCCCCGTCACTACCGTAAATGGGAGATCTGCGTCAAAACCAATCCCGACAGAATCGAGACAATCGAGGAAGCCATGAAAGGCGCGGATGTTCTTATCGCGCTTTCTACACCTGGCCCTGACACGGTAAAGCGGGAATGGATACGTTCCATGGCGCCAAAGTCGATTGTCTTTGCCTGTGCCAATCCTGTCCCGGAGATCTGGCCCTATGCGGCCAAAGAGGAAGGCGCATTTATAGTCGCTACAGGCCGGGGAGATTTCCCCAATCAGGTGAACAATTCAATCTGTTTTCCGGGTATCCTCAAAGGGGCCCTTTTGGTCCGGGCAAAAAAGATCACCGACGGCATGGCGATCCGCTGTTCCCACTCTATTGCAGATTTTGCCGAAAAGCGGGGAATCTCACCGGAGAATATAATAGCCACGATGGAAGAGACCGATGTCTTTGCCCGGGAAGCCGCCGACGTTGCCATGCAGGCAATCGAAGAGGGGGTCGCCCGGCGGGAACTCAGCTGGGACGAGGTCTATAAGCGGACCAGGGCCGATATCGACGCGGCCCGCCGGCTGTATGCGGATATGGAAAAGCGGGGCCACATTGCCGAACCGCCGCAGGAACTTCTGGATGAAGCAATGGCAGCGGCTATCGACGCGGTTCGTTCATAA
- a CDS encoding GspE/PulE family protein codes for MNRTVSLLAYAPLPRGKNQYGREFIRANRVLKLQEDENRVIVGAVDCKNRELQRILTDFHRKPLTLEPLDSAEFSAYLGRLMGSGDDESAGPGSSGYKDKLDLEALASDAPVINLVNSICIEAIRRRASDIHLEAFAEKTLVRYRIDGVLRVHQTLQAERFSGIASRIKVMAGLNLMERRRPQDGRLTVNMAGSNVDIRVSCVPTAAGAGAESIVLRIFNADDSAFSLTDLGLPEDCLAGIAELLKNPHGMVLVTGPTGSGKTTSLNAMLRSINSEGIKIVTIEDPVEYLIDGVDQIQTDERIGLGFSTLLRRVLRQDPDVILVGEIRDSETAELAVRAALTGHLVLSSLHTNDAVSAVSRLINLGVEPYLIAAVLRGVIAQRLTRRLCPACRRSRPISDFYTELYHRAGLTRPEEEFFASGCPECDSQGYRGRIAAAEFFILDRKAAGIIASAGTSAALDHHLREQGMIGLKQRGLTLAAEGVSSFDELQRAGVL; via the coding sequence GTGAACAGAACGGTCTCCCTCCTTGCCTACGCGCCCCTTCCCCGGGGAAAGAACCAGTACGGCCGGGAGTTCATCCGCGCCAACAGGGTCCTTAAACTGCAGGAAGACGAGAACCGTGTAATAGTCGGCGCGGTTGACTGTAAGAACCGCGAACTGCAGCGTATACTCACGGATTTCCACCGGAAGCCGCTTACCCTGGAACCGCTGGATTCAGCGGAATTTTCCGCCTATCTTGGGCGCCTTATGGGCTCCGGCGACGATGAGTCCGCCGGCCCGGGCAGTTCAGGATACAAGGACAAACTCGACCTGGAAGCCCTGGCCTCCGACGCACCGGTGATCAACCTGGTAAACAGCATCTGCATAGAGGCCATCCGGCGGCGGGCTTCGGATATACACCTGGAGGCCTTTGCGGAGAAAACTCTTGTCCGCTACCGGATAGACGGCGTGCTCCGGGTGCATCAGACCCTGCAGGCGGAACGTTTTTCAGGTATTGCCTCCCGCATCAAGGTCATGGCGGGGCTTAACCTTATGGAGCGTCGTCGCCCCCAGGACGGCCGTCTGACGGTAAACATGGCGGGGAGCAATGTGGACATCCGGGTATCCTGTGTTCCTACCGCTGCCGGAGCCGGGGCGGAATCCATTGTCCTGAGGATCTTCAACGCCGATGATTCGGCCTTCAGCCTGACGGATCTGGGATTGCCGGAGGATTGTCTGGCCGGTATCGCCGAGCTGTTAAAAAACCCCCATGGCATGGTTCTGGTGACAGGCCCCACGGGAAGCGGCAAAACCACAAGCCTGAACGCCATGCTGCGCAGCATCAACAGCGAAGGAATAAAGATCGTCACCATCGAGGACCCGGTGGAATACCTGATCGACGGTGTAGACCAGATCCAGACCGATGAGCGCATCGGCCTCGGTTTCAGCACCCTGCTGCGCCGGGTACTGCGGCAGGATCCCGATGTAATCCTGGTAGGAGAGATCCGGGATTCCGAGACCGCGGAGCTTGCGGTACGTGCGGCCCTCACAGGGCATCTGGTCCTCTCGAGCCTGCATACCAACGACGCGGTTTCTGCGGTCAGCAGGCTCATCAACCTGGGAGTCGAACCCTACCTGATCGCGGCGGTATTGCGGGGGGTAATCGCCCAGCGTCTTACCCGCCGGCTCTGCCCCGCCTGCCGCAGGTCCCGTCCCATAAGCGATTTTTACACGGAGCTTTACCACAGAGCGGGACTCACCAGGCCTGAAGAGGAGTTTTTCGCTTCCGGCTGCCCGGAGTGCGACAGCCAGGGATACCGCGGACGGATCGCCGCGGCGGAGTTCTTTATCCTGGACCGGAAAGCCGCCGGAATAATCGCCTCCGCCGGCACATCCGCAGCCCTCGACCATCACCTGCGGGAGCAGGGAATGATCGGCCTTAAACAGCGGGGACTAACGCTGGCGGCGGAAGGGGTGTCATCCTTCGATGAACTGCAGCGGGCGGGGGTACTCTGA